The following coding sequences are from one Nicotiana tomentosiformis chromosome 3, ASM39032v3, whole genome shotgun sequence window:
- the LOC104119703 gene encoding uncharacterized protein produces MERLPPELSLRILCLLDHRNLATAQLVCRRWKILGSDNSLWCDLFIERWGLDQATFYAPSDSKSWKHVYMVQDRCDRNGLGLKIIREGDDYYLIHQGEIQRHLGSRISKMEGISDSPEHKEEPNLGILDKILFFIGDFEAASAQAKRSRLV; encoded by the exons ATGGAGAGGTTGCCACCTGAACTTAGTCTCAGAATTTTGTGCCTCTTGGATCACCGTAACCTTGCAACTGCTCAATTGG tttgcagaaggtggaaaattttgggttcAGATAATAGCTTGTGGTGTGATTTGTTCATTGAAAGATGGGGATTAGATCAAGCCACTTTTTATGCCCCTTCAGATTCTAAGTCATGGAAACATGTGTATATGGTTCAAGATCGTTGTGATCGGAATGGATT GGGATTGAAGATTATAAGGGAAGGAGATGACTACTACCTAATACACCAAGGTGAAATTCAACGACATTTAGGTTCAAGAATATCTAAAATGGAAGGCATCTCTGATTCACCTGAACATAAGGAGGAACCCAATTTAGGCATATTGGACAAGATCCTTTTCTTCATTGGTGATTTTGAAGCTGCTTCAGCCCAGGCTAAACGAAGCCGGCTGGTGTAA